CTTGCACCATCTGTTTGGTATTGCTCTAGGGGAAACGACCCAGATCTTGTTAGTGATTGGGATCACCTCTTTAGCGCTGATCTCAGTGGTAAGGGGCTTGGATGCGGGGGTCAAAAAATTATCTGAAATCAATATGATTCTTGCACTGCTGCTACTGTTCTTTGTAGTGATCGTAGGCCCGACCCTCGCTATCGCGACAGGTTTCTTTGAAAACATCGTAGCCTATTTCCGTTATTTGCCAGAATTAGCGAACCCTGTGGGACGTGAAGATAGTAATTTTGCCTCCGGTTGGACTGCATTTTACTGGGCGTGGTGGATATCTTGGAGTCCTTTTGTGGGCATGTTCATTGCCCGGGTGTCTCGTGGTCGCACAGTACGTGAATTTATTATTTCAGTATTGTTGATACCCTCGGTCGCCTGTGTATTTTGGATGACCGTGTTTGGCGGTACAGCGATAAAACAAGTGGTGGTAGACGGTTTTCAGAAGGTAGTTGAGACTGATTTGCCTTTGCAGCTGTTTACAATGCTTGAAGCGCTGCCCTTGTCCAGTATCACCTCGTTCATTGCCATTGTGCTGGTGATCGTATTTTTTGTGACCTCATCTGATTCCGGATCGCTGGTCATTGATGTGATTTCCGCGGGCGGCAAGGTTGAATCGCCAACCCCACAACGAGTCTTCTGGTGCGTATTTGAAGGTCTGGTTGCGGTATCTCTGATTGTGGGTGGCGGCTTAGTTGCCTTACAAGCGATGGCGATATCTACTGGCTTGCCATTTACCTTGGTGCTGTTGGTAGCCGCGTTTTCCACGGTCAAAGGTTTGATGTCAGAGCCTAGATAGCCAGCGACTTGGCGTGCGCTCGCCTTGAAGCCATAATGCTTTGAGGCG
This portion of the Zhongshania sp. R06B22 genome encodes:
- a CDS encoding BCCT family transporter, translating into MTDNKDPMVPDGRVNAIDTDYQVGQDNILVNLGPFGLDIHNRVFAISALMVIAFVALTLFFQEQAEPMFNGVKNWLTTNLDWFFISAANVFVLICLGLVVSPLGRVRLGGTEATPDYSYLGWFSMLFAAGMGIGLMFYGVSEPLTHFTTSFAGTAGESGMRTDWAPLSGAAGNAESAERLAMAATIYHWALHPWAIYAVMALGLALFSFNKGLPLTIRSVFYPILGERVWGWPGHIIDILAVLATLFGLATSLGLGASQAAAGLHHLFGIALGETTQILLVIGITSLALISVVRGLDAGVKKLSEINMILALLLLFFVVIVGPTLAIATGFFENIVAYFRYLPELANPVGREDSNFASGWTAFYWAWWISWSPFVGMFIARVSRGRTVREFIISVLLIPSVACVFWMTVFGGTAIKQVVVDGFQKVVETDLPLQLFTMLEALPLSSITSFIAIVLVIVFFVTSSDSGSLVIDVISAGGKVESPTPQRVFWCVFEGLVAVSLIVGGGLVALQAMAISTGLPFTLVLLVAAFSTVKGLMSEPR